In the genome of Xanthomonas hortorum pv. pelargonii, the window GTCGGTGACTAGCTTAGCGACCCATGCGAGACAGCTTGAAATCCGGTCACCGCGACCTTGCAGCACTGGCGTGCGTCATGCCCGTGCACTGCGATGCCGACGTGACGAAGCCGCTGGCTCGCAGGCAGTTGAAGGCATGACACGCACACGGTGCACCGCACTGTTGACCCACCTATCCACTCGAAGGAGCCGCCCATGGCGATCAAGACAATTGAAGAGCTTTTCATCCACGAACTGTCGGACATCTACAGCGCAGAAAAGCAGCTGACCAAATCGCTGCCGCGCCTGGCACGCGCGGCGACCGAGCCCAAGCTGGTCGAGGCATTCAAGGTGCATCTGGAAGAAACCCAGGGCCAGATCGAACGGATCGACCAGATCGTCGAACTGCTCGGCATCAAGCTCAAGCGCATCAAGTGTGCAGCGATGGAAGGCCTGGTCGAAGAAGGCCGTGAGGTGATCGAAGAGATCGAAGCCGGTCCGGTGCGCGATGCGGCACTGATCGGTGGCGCACAGAAGGTGGAGCATTACGAGATCGCTTCGTACGGCACCATCGCGGCCATCGCCAAGCAGCTCGGTTACTCCGATGCGATCACGTTGTTGCTTGCAACCCTGGAAGAAGAAAAAGCCACCGATGAAAAGCTGACCCTGCTTGCAGAGCAAGGTGGCAACCAAAAAGCATCCAAGACCAGTAAAGCGGCCTGATGCATCGCGCAGTGCGGCACTGCCGCGCTGCGTCTGCCCGCGTCTGCGGGCATCACCCCCCGAAAGCCAGAGCCCCGTGTTTGCTGTCCGTTTACCGAGTGGCAGTCATCCCGGGCGCCAGCCATGGAGCACGACCCATGTTTATGCATAACAAGCGGTTGATGTAC includes:
- a CDS encoding ferritin-like domain-containing protein gives rise to the protein MAIKTIEELFIHELSDIYSAEKQLTKSLPRLARAATEPKLVEAFKVHLEETQGQIERIDQIVELLGIKLKRIKCAAMEGLVEEGREVIEEIEAGPVRDAALIGGAQKVEHYEIASYGTIAAIAKQLGYSDAITLLLATLEEEKATDEKLTLLAEQGGNQKASKTSKAA